The Geobacter sp. AOG2 genome includes a window with the following:
- a CDS encoding AAA family ATPase → MPEKLLIPSVEMRLSSLLEFSRRREQGASSPHKHKARQTITISREFGCEAYTVAECLRELMEKKRGEPWMLMDKGLLEEIAHNHDLSANVMNSLGEKSRFLDEILATFSSRWKSEKDYFRVLCRHVLSLAEEGNMIILGRGSSIVTQPLKNCFHFRMYASPGFKVRSIANRLGIEAEEAEKIIARKQKQRDNFIRDFLDRDAHDLSFYHLVFNNDKNSVETIARTIAEYVTAH, encoded by the coding sequence ATGCCGGAAAAACTCTTGATACCATCCGTTGAGATGAGGCTCAGTTCCCTACTGGAATTCAGCCGCAGGCGGGAACAGGGCGCTTCGTCCCCCCACAAGCACAAAGCGAGGCAGACCATCACCATCTCCCGCGAGTTCGGCTGCGAGGCATATACTGTGGCGGAATGCCTGCGGGAGCTCATGGAGAAGAAGCGCGGCGAACCATGGATGCTCATGGACAAGGGGCTTCTTGAGGAGATTGCCCACAATCACGACCTGTCCGCAAACGTCATGAACAGTCTGGGGGAAAAAAGCCGTTTTCTGGACGAGATACTGGCGACGTTCTCTTCACGCTGGAAAAGCGAAAAGGATTATTTCCGGGTGCTGTGCCGCCATGTGCTTTCCCTGGCGGAAGAAGGCAATATGATCATCCTCGGCCGGGGCAGTTCCATTGTTACCCAACCCTTGAAGAACTGCTTCCATTTTCGCATGTACGCCTCGCCGGGGTTCAAGGTGCGCTCCATTGCCAACCGACTGGGTATTGAGGCCGAGGAGGCCGAAAAGATCATCGCCAGGAAGCAGAAACAGCGGGACAACTTCATCCGCGACTTTCTGGATCGGGATGCCCACGACCTGAGCTTTTATCACCTGGTCTTCAACAACGACAAGAATAGCGTAGAAACCATCGCCCGCACCATTGCGGAGTATGTGACGGCCCATTAA
- a CDS encoding OmpA family protein — translation MQRRTIYLVVAALMALVLNGCVSQSKYQMKEDEAKGLSSELGDLKQRYGKLSADNSALKDEFDKLKAEAAGLAKDKQALTKDKNELEQVLKAKADTLSKNISDLRQKVADLEGENGQLRGEIAALQKAKEEKVKEVSSTYEHLLENMKSEIAQGQVTISELKGKLTVNMEAAILFDSGRADVKPDGIAILLKMVPTLKEVRDKSIRIEGHTDDVPIRSAQFPSNWELSAARAINVAKYLQQQGIDPANLSAAAFSEYKPVADNATKEGRAKNRRIEITLVAKD, via the coding sequence GTGCAGAGACGAACCATATATCTGGTGGTGGCAGCCCTGATGGCCCTCGTGTTGAACGGTTGCGTCTCCCAGAGCAAGTACCAGATGAAGGAGGATGAGGCCAAAGGGCTATCGAGCGAGCTTGGCGACCTTAAACAGCGATACGGGAAGCTGAGCGCCGACAATAGCGCGTTGAAGGACGAGTTTGACAAGCTGAAGGCCGAGGCCGCCGGTTTGGCCAAGGACAAGCAGGCACTCACCAAGGATAAGAACGAACTGGAGCAGGTGCTTAAGGCTAAAGCCGACACCCTTTCGAAGAATATCAGCGATCTGCGCCAGAAGGTTGCCGATCTGGAGGGGGAGAACGGGCAGCTCAGGGGCGAGATTGCCGCTCTCCAGAAGGCCAAGGAAGAGAAGGTCAAGGAGGTCAGCAGTACCTACGAACACCTGCTGGAGAACATGAAGAGCGAGATCGCCCAAGGGCAGGTGACCATCTCGGAGTTGAAGGGAAAATTGACCGTCAACATGGAAGCCGCCATCCTGTTTGATTCCGGCAGGGCCGATGTCAAGCCGGACGGTATCGCCATCCTGCTCAAGATGGTCCCGACCCTGAAAGAGGTCAGGGATAAGTCGATCCGCATTGAGGGGCACACCGATGACGTACCGATCAGGTCGGCCCAGTTTCCCTCGAATTGGGAACTTTCCGCAGCCCGCGCCATCAACGTAGCCAAATACCTGCAACAGCAGGGGATCGATCCGGCGAACCTCTCGGCCGCTGCCTTTTCCGAATACAAGCCGGTGGCCGACAATGCCACCAAGGAGGGGCGTGCCAAGAACCGGCGTATTGAGATCACCCTGGTGGCCAAGGACTGA
- a CDS encoding Dabb family protein, producing MITHIVFFKLSDASAENLAATRGKLLGMQGKVPQLRHLEAGIDVIRSERSYDLALVTKFDSLDDLQAYQVHPYHAGEILPHMKSVCSSIVAVDYQD from the coding sequence ATGATCACCCATATCGTCTTTTTCAAGCTGTCCGATGCCAGTGCCGAGAATCTTGCCGCTACCCGTGGGAAATTGCTCGGCATGCAGGGCAAGGTCCCCCAGTTGCGCCACCTGGAGGCCGGTATCGATGTCATCCGTTCGGAGCGCTCCTATGATCTCGCTCTGGTGACGAAGTTCGACTCCCTGGACGATCTCCAGGCTTACCAGGTTCACCCCTACCATGCCGGAGAGATCCTGCCCCACATGAAGTCGGTATGCTCCTCTATCGTTGCCGTCGATTATCAAGACTGA
- a CDS encoding Smr/MutS family protein, with translation MAKKRHQEKSAAVGQYRATPFAALKGMDLSRKEPDAVPPPSRPLAHEVQPVEEDSELFLRAMAGVTVSRTQQSGRRGVDGKRADRPAPVEEGDSDLFLQAMAGVRSLGAPPGGADKGKTASSAAGRQARSSSPPDDDRESAELFLQEIGRLKLETKFVDSPSADEELKPLSGNRLRQVRRGIISVSHQLDLHGLTREEALAALPRFLDAARHRGQKAALVITGKGINSPGEPVLQQAVASWLRDAGREMVLEFAPAPREMGGGGAYVVFLRPLPQSPAAA, from the coding sequence ATGGCTAAAAAGAGACACCAGGAAAAATCGGCGGCGGTCGGCCAATATCGTGCGACCCCTTTTGCCGCCTTGAAGGGGATGGACCTCTCCCGGAAAGAGCCGGATGCCGTGCCGCCTCCTTCCCGGCCTCTCGCCCATGAGGTGCAGCCGGTTGAGGAGGACAGTGAGCTGTTCCTGCGGGCCATGGCCGGCGTGACGGTGTCGCGCACGCAGCAGAGCGGGCGCAGGGGCGTTGATGGTAAGCGGGCGGACCGGCCGGCACCAGTTGAGGAGGGCGACAGTGACCTGTTCCTGCAGGCGATGGCCGGCGTAAGATCGCTGGGCGCTCCGCCGGGGGGGGCGGATAAGGGCAAAACGGCTTCCTCCGCCGCCGGTAGGCAGGCACGATCTTCTTCTCCTCCCGACGACGACCGGGAATCCGCAGAGTTGTTTCTGCAGGAGATCGGCCGCTTGAAACTGGAAACGAAATTCGTCGATTCTCCCTCCGCCGATGAAGAGTTGAAACCGTTGTCGGGCAATCGTCTGCGGCAGGTGAGGCGGGGCATTATTTCCGTTTCCCATCAACTCGACCTGCACGGTCTTACCCGGGAAGAGGCGCTGGCCGCGCTTCCCCGTTTCCTGGACGCGGCGCGGCACAGGGGGCAGAAGGCCGCCCTGGTGATTACCGGCAAGGGGATCAATTCTCCGGGTGAGCCGGTGCTGCAACAGGCGGTGGCCTCCTGGCTGCGGGACGCCGGCCGTGAGATGGTGCTTGAATTCGCACCGGCCCCGCGGGAGATGGGCGGAGGGGGAGCCTATGTGGTCTTTCTCCGGCCCCTGCCGCAATCCCCCGCCGCTGCCTGA
- a CDS encoding DUF4388 domain-containing protein — translation MADEISGFQGAVAGLSLTDVIQLKGHNKYTGCITVEYGEQKGAIYFVDGEIIHAELGAEIGEEAIYRIIKWPGGVFDIHPEMTSNVCTIHYRTDFLLLEALRRMDEENAGTPAASTAAAPAVTPRRTMSKLAARLQDIQAVSYAVLLDKEGRPIQDNSVEAAALAAKGLFLATTGNRFGELMGLGDLKASAVQTKTYHLLMYDSKQHYLGIAVKPEANLDSVEREIKAVLIPGK, via the coding sequence ATGGCTGATGAGATAAGCGGTTTCCAAGGCGCCGTGGCGGGTCTTTCCCTCACGGACGTCATCCAGCTCAAGGGACACAACAAGTACACGGGCTGCATCACCGTCGAGTACGGCGAGCAAAAAGGCGCCATCTATTTTGTCGATGGCGAGATCATTCATGCCGAGCTGGGCGCGGAGATCGGTGAGGAGGCCATCTACCGGATCATCAAGTGGCCCGGCGGCGTCTTCGACATCCACCCTGAAATGACCTCCAACGTTTGCACGATCCATTATCGTACTGATTTCCTGCTGCTCGAGGCGCTTCGCCGTATGGATGAGGAAAATGCCGGAACGCCTGCGGCGAGCACCGCGGCGGCCCCGGCCGTGACGCCGCGGCGGACCATGAGCAAGCTGGCAGCGCGGCTTCAGGATATTCAGGCCGTGTCGTACGCGGTATTACTGGACAAGGAAGGCCGGCCGATCCAGGATAACAGTGTCGAGGCCGCGGCCCTGGCCGCCAAGGGGCTCTTCCTGGCCACCACCGGCAACCGCTTCGGTGAATTGATGGGTTTGGGGGATCTCAAGGCATCGGCCGTACAGACGAAGACGTATCACCTGCTGATGTACGACTCCAAACAACACTATCTCGGTATCGCCGTCAAACCGGAAGCCAATCTGGACAGCGTCGAAAGGGAAATCAAGGCGGTATTGATCCCCGGCAAGTAG
- a CDS encoding acetyl-CoA hydrolase/transferase C-terminal domain-containing protein translates to MSDYGTLQDRVRHKSLLSKVMTAEETIQFFKPGMNLGWSGFTPAGYPKVVPIALADHVEKNNLQGKWKFNLFIGASVGAETEDRWATLDMIDRRWPYQTGKNIAAGINEGRIRMGDKHLSLFAQDLGYGFYTKDSETGKLDLAIIEVSAITEDGGLVPTSSCGVIPEILMICDKIIVEVNTGQPSFEGIHDLVSCGTPPNRQVLNITKANSRIGSTSIPCNPNKIVAVVESKLRDQGRAFAEQDDTSEAIANHIIDFFSHEVKMGRLPDNLLPIQSGVGSIANAVIGGLAKGPFYNLSVYTEVLQDTMLDLFDSGKLDAASSCSLSLSATPGFPKFFENMDKYFDKITLRPLSISNAPEPIRRLGVIAMNTPVEIDIYAHANSTLVGGTRMINGLGGSGDFLRNGFLKMMHTPSSRPSKTDPTGISCVVPHCSHIDHTEHDLDCVITEQGLADLRGLCPRDRAKVIIDKCAHPDYKPILSEYFEMAKADCLRRKVGHEPQLWDRAFKMHLNLEKNGTMKIKNWDVKVDLCE, encoded by the coding sequence ATGTCCGATTACGGTACTTTGCAAGATCGCGTACGCCACAAGTCACTTTTGAGCAAGGTCATGACGGCCGAAGAAACCATTCAGTTCTTCAAGCCGGGTATGAACCTGGGCTGGTCCGGTTTTACTCCCGCCGGTTACCCGAAGGTGGTGCCCATTGCCTTGGCTGATCATGTGGAAAAGAACAATCTTCAGGGCAAATGGAAATTCAACCTGTTCATCGGCGCGTCGGTCGGGGCCGAAACCGAAGACCGCTGGGCTACCCTCGACATGATTGATCGCCGCTGGCCCTATCAGACCGGCAAGAACATCGCCGCCGGCATCAATGAGGGTCGCATCCGCATGGGCGACAAGCACCTGTCCCTGTTCGCCCAGGATCTGGGCTATGGTTTCTACACAAAGGACAGCGAGACCGGCAAGCTTGATCTGGCCATCATCGAGGTTTCCGCCATCACCGAGGACGGCGGCCTGGTTCCCACCTCCTCCTGCGGCGTCATCCCCGAGATTCTGATGATCTGCGACAAGATCATCGTCGAGGTCAACACCGGCCAGCCCTCATTCGAAGGGATTCACGACCTGGTCTCCTGCGGTACTCCGCCGAACCGTCAGGTTCTCAATATCACCAAGGCAAACTCCCGTATCGGATCGACCTCCATCCCCTGCAATCCGAACAAGATCGTGGCTGTGGTCGAATCCAAGCTTCGTGACCAAGGACGCGCATTTGCCGAGCAGGACGATACCTCCGAAGCCATTGCAAACCACATCATTGATTTCTTCAGCCATGAAGTAAAGATGGGACGACTGCCGGACAACCTGCTGCCGATCCAGTCGGGTGTCGGCTCCATCGCCAACGCCGTTATCGGCGGTTTGGCCAAGGGCCCCTTCTACAACCTGTCCGTCTACACCGAGGTGCTTCAGGACACCATGCTCGACCTGTTCGACTCGGGCAAACTCGACGCCGCCTCCTCCTGTTCGCTCTCGCTTTCGGCAACACCGGGTTTCCCTAAATTTTTCGAAAATATGGACAAGTATTTCGACAAGATTACCCTGCGGCCGCTTTCCATCTCCAACGCACCGGAGCCGATCCGCCGCCTGGGGGTCATCGCCATGAACACCCCGGTAGAGATCGACATCTACGCCCATGCAAACTCGACCCTGGTCGGCGGTACCCGCATGATCAACGGCCTGGGCGGCTCCGGCGACTTCCTGCGTAACGGTTTCCTCAAGATGATGCACACCCCGTCGAGCCGCCCGAGCAAGACCGACCCGACCGGCATTTCGTGTGTGGTGCCGCACTGCTCCCACATCGACCATACCGAACATGACCTGGACTGCGTGATTACCGAGCAGGGCCTGGCCGACCTGCGCGGCCTCTGCCCGCGCGACCGCGCCAAGGTCATCATCGACAAGTGCGCCCATCCGGATTACAAGCCGATCCTCAGCGAGTACTTCGAGATGGCCAAAGCCGACTGCCTCAGGCGTAAGGTCGGTCATGAACCGCAGCTGTGGGACCGCGCCTTCAAGATGCATCTCAATCTGGAGAAGAACGGCACCATGAAGATCAAAAACTGGGACGTCAAAGTCGACCTGTGTGAATAA